The DNA region GTATATTAAACAAGTAAAATTTAGCGGGGATACAAATGCAAAATTGAGCTACACTAATGGGGTGTATACCAATTGTAATACTTTTGGGTGGATTTCCATGCACGGTCATTAGGTTTTGAGCTTTTTGGTCTTTTTTACATATATTCAAATTATTCCAGACTCAGTAGCTCTTGTGAGTCCGCTCGCTACTTTCAGGGTATGTAGCTCCTCTCCCGGTTGACACACTGTATTTACATTACTCAACTATTAGTCTCTATATAACTTCATTTCACATCTAAGTACACAGGTTTAGAATGACTCTTTGTATTTGGACACTGGTCCTATTAGAATTGGTATACACCCCATTAATGTAGCTCAATTTTGCATTCGTATCCCCGCTAAATTTTACTTGTTTAATGTACGTCTCAATAAAGTTTGCATTATTTTATTTGGCATAAGCTTCCTTGTCCTTTTAGGATTATAacttatgagtagtgatgagcgagtatactcgttgctcgagatttcccgggtgacctcagagtatttatgactgctcggagatttagttttcatcatagcagctgaatgatttacagctactagccaggctgagtacatgtggggtttgcctggttgctagggaatccccacatgtacttaggctggctaccagctataaatcaagcagctgagtcaacaaaaactaaatctccaagcagtcacaaatactcggaggtcacctgagcgtgctcgggaaatctcaagcaacgagtacactcgctcatcactacttatcagatagctgttggccaaatacTTGATTGGCCAACACTGTCTGTTTTGACTTACTCATTTTAAATGGAAAGAGGGGAGAAAGTCTTTACCAGTCACTTTTTGCCACTGGCTTATCTCCTCTCAAATTAAATCTGGCTTTTAGAAATTAGTAAATTTAACCACCCAGTTTAAAACATGTTATTTTTTATTGGAGGGTAACTTTAAAAAGGTTCTCCACTACTTGGAGAATTGATATTCAAATGTCCAAGTCCCACAAGTAAAACAAGAAAAGCCTATATTCACCTTTCTCAACTTCGCCATGTCAGTGATGTTGGCATCGGGTCTCCTGATACTTGTGTGACATTATGTCCATGAATACTGCAGCCAAACAGAGATTGTTGACCAACTGCAGAATGTACTATTTTATCAGAACGGGTGTATGCTCTGATGGAATATTGATTAGCAGCTGCCGATTAgtgactgctgattggctgcagtactcACATGATATAAAAATGTCACGCGAGTATCGGGAGACCCAACGTGGACATGAGTCCCGGAGGTGTGTAAATTTTTCTTATTTTACTTCGGGGGCTCGCATTTAAGACGCTCTTGCCCAAGTAGTGGAGAACCCCTCTCATCATTATAATTGACATAAACTTTAGTTTTCTAGATTGTGCCATAAAGTATCTGTTGGAATTTTCAAAAAGACCATCCAAAAACCTTCATACTAATACTACTGTCTATAGTAGGCCATATCTAACATACAAAGCTGCTATTATAAATAAGGGTTTGTCAACTGCAtaggaaactgcccttactaatacAGAGGGCAACCATAAAAGTCATACTGTACAAACACGCTTGTACAATGCCAACAAATGCCAGGTATGGCAAGATATTGGAGATGTATGTCAGAAGAGTAAACCTCAATGCTCGAATGCTGTGTGCATAGAGCCTTAAAAGATGCTTTACATTGTGTGGTCGCCCCAGACTTGGCACAGTTCTAGGAAAGCATACGAGATATCACAGGAAAATTAGTTTCTATTTGTATGGAATATCCTAAAAGAGGAAAAAAGATGTGGTGCTATCTAACCGTAGTAAGTTTATGTCAAGTTGTAAAAGGTGAGTTGTAAAAGGAAACTTACCTGATATAGTTGTGCTGCCTGAGGCTCACGTCTCGTTTTGGATCCAAAAGTGATAGACTACAGCTATTCTCAGAGAGACAGGGGAAACCGCTTCCGGGAGTTTCCCACAGTGAAAGTATCAGAAATGGATACCAGGATCAGAGATGCCTTCTGTTGCCACGATTGAATCACGGACGATGCCTTTTTGATTGAACAGGTAAAATCTGTTGCTGCACATCCAATCCGCCAAGAACACACCCAAGTTTGTTCTTGGCGCATTGGATGTAGAGCAACAGATTTTACCTGTTCAGTCAAAAAGACATCGTCCTTGATTCAATCGTGGCAACAGGAATATTAGTTTGTAACTTGTCATTTTTACAAGGAATTATTGAGCATTTTGCTAATTGAATAATTTCCTTTCGAAATCTTGATTGTGTACAAGCATAAAGGTACATGTTGACTGCGGAGTTGGTAAGGTCAAGCATGGTACCAATGTCTGCAGCAATGTTAATGCTTTTGCCGTAGTCTCCTCTGTCTATATCATAGTGCATGGTTTTGATAACGATCTGAGTAACAAAACGTGTGGTGCACAGGTAGCAAAAGGTCATGGAAATGGTCACTAATAGCACCATTGATTTTAGCCGCTGAGTCTTCACCATAATAAATGCTGAAAAACTCTTGCGGTTTCGCTGCATTTCACTGTGCACTTTGTTACTTTGGCAGATCTGCCTTAAAATAAACCCATTGAGAGTAAAGATGACAATGAATGGTATGATGTATACAAGGGTGTACTGAAACCATACCAAACAATCCACGTAGAGTTTTGACAGCTGAGCGTTGTAAACACAAACATATCCATTAGTTCCATTAAGGGGCTTTGACTCATTTGACCAAAAATAGGGAATAGACAACAGGTGGCAACAGATAAAGACTGCTGTTATTAGGTAGAGTGCGTATCTTCTAGTGCAAATCTTGGGTCTGACACCAACAGCTCGGATTGCGACAAATCGTTCAATGGTGAAGAAAACAACTAGCCAGACGGAAGTGTTGTAAGCGCCATAGCTTAGGACATCTCGTATCATGCACCAAGGATTTCGATTCCAGAAGGGCTGTAAAGTGTAGTACTTAAGGATTACCTCAAGAATGACAATCTGGACAAGGACCATTGTGTCAGCCACAGCGATTGCCATCATGTAACAACGACAAGAGGGTGAAAGTCCACAATTTCTTCTCCAGAAAATGAAAATAGTTAGTAGGTTTGCTGCAAAATTCAAaagcaaaaatataataataatggaAACTAAGACAGAGGTACATTTATTAAAAGAACTAAAAAAAAGTTGACCCACTTTTTGGGACTCGGCCAACAAAAGGGCAAGGCTTAACAGAAAGAGGACATGTTTAGCGGACAGGTTTAAAATATGACAAAATGGGTCTAAAGGTTTGCAAAATTTCTCATCCAACATGAGCAACTATGATAAATTTGGTGTTTTCAGACTTTCTAATAAGCTTAATAAATCTGCCACACAATATCTTTAAAAGAGAACAATTGTTATgttaaaatacagtatatattcttTAGACCAGGGTGTACAACTTATGGCCACGGGCAACGTGATTGTCAGTGTCTGGTGCTTGCTCACATGCATTTTCCATGTAAGTGGACTGGAGCACGGATGGCGAAGTATTATTAGTACACTGTGCTAGGATCCTCATATTATGGTGGAATGACTTGTGTGGACGTAGACAAGTTGGAGAAAGCACCATGCACAAGTGCTGCTACATTCATGGTAGTTTAGGGAACCACTGGAATTTCTTGCATAAGTTAGAATAAAGAAACAGCATCCAATATCTCTTCCTTTCTGAATTACAAGTGGAGGAGAATGGGACCACTATCTCCCTAATAGATGGGTGTCCTAAAAATGGGACCAGCAATCTGACATTTATGGCATGTACTATTGATACGCCAATCAACTCTCATAAGGTAATGCCTAGATTTTATTACAAATCTGGGGGTTAGTTCAATCAAGGAAAAGATTGGGCACTTTTTCTTTAAACTAGGGGCTAATGTTCGGTTTACCCAGTTGATCAATTAAACATGAGAGCTATCAGGATGCAGCTTTATGGCATCAAATCCTGGCCACCAATATACTGTGGCATGCaaaaaaaagtttggacacccccggtcaaaattattgttattgtgagcagttaagcaagttgaagatgaaatgatccccaaaaaggaagaatggatgaaaatccctctaattgaaagactcttgtctggctaaaaAAAAGTGCTtgcaaactttcaaaaagggggcaaTACTGGGTACTAAacatgcagggtgcacaaacttttgcatcagcctattttcctttttgtagtttttaaaatgtataagatgaaaatatatttattttgcctaaaatacaaaggaaatgtgtacttTTCAACATTAGGCTTTTTAgaggtcatttcatcttcaacttgcttaactgtccaCAATTACAGTAATTTTGGTAGCCAAACTTTCACATGCCATTGTAAGGACCAAAAGCAGGTGATCAAATTTTGTCTGGGATTTATGACCAAAATTTGGGCAAAGAAACGTGCAACTTGAGTGAAATGGCCAATCTTGCACCTGTTAGAAGAAATCCCCCAAATGCTAGCCTCAGTTTAGCATATGACACGAAGAGAATTGAATGCTTTACTGCTAGTTTCATCCGCCGTCTCTACCTGAGGCTGCAGCTATATGACAACATATGTCACGCGGGGAAAAACCTCTGGGTAACAGATGATCAACTGTTCATGTTGTTTCGCTACATTAGAATCGcgattttgcttaaaaaaaaaaaagaaaaatcacagaCAAGTTGCAGTCGCGTGTCTTGCATTGAAGTTTATGGCAAATAAGTTTCAAGCAATTTGTGACCAGAAGCCGAAAATACAACACATTTGGACACGTGTCGCAGTTGCTGTAGGATGCAATGCGACGCTATAGGAAATCATTAAAGGCAATGTCGCGATGCAATACCATGATGTTGTGAGACATGACGCCATATAGCCCCAGCCTCAAAACTCATCCTCAATACAGGAGCAACCAAGGTCCAGGAAAGTAAAAATAATCTAATTAGTGATCCAAAATAGTAGTAGGTCCAAACAAGCCTGGCAAaaatcaatattaatttacttacaCGGGATCCCGATAATGGCCAAGACTGGATAGAACACTTTCTGTAAGGTTATCATCCAGTGCTCATTCTTCATTGTGCGGCAGGAAAGACATTAGCTGCTGGAAGTGATGCTTTACTGGTCTTTATAATGATCTGCTGCGGCAATGTATACTAGAAACACAGTCTATTACCTCTCTTATCACATATTTCATCAAATTGCAATATGTAATATACCTCTGTAAACACAAAAACAATAAAGAGGCAGTTAATGATTCACCAATCACTGGACCAGGGCCGGCAAGATGGCTGAAACGCTAACCAAGAAATAGGAGGCTGCTGGTTTCCAAGTAAACTAAGAGGTGTAGGCAGGCTGTGTTTGTACACCGCAGGTCTCACCGATATACATCTCCGCTAATCCTGTTTTATCTGAATGAGTGTTGTGATGCAATCTGGTATATGGAAAGGCCCACGCACGCATTAGAGCAAAGTCAACTGCACTCACTGATTTAGGTCGTCTTATGTTACATAGTACGAATGAATGGACACAAGTTCATCAAGTTCAACCAAGGGACGGGAAATGATTTAGGAATGGGGATAGGTAGATCTAACGCACAAAGCAGTATCAAATATTCTCCCTATTCATTCCAAGTGTACATGACTGAATCAACTTTCAATGCAAGAAATTGATAGGTGCATGGGTCACCCTGTAGAGACAGGGGATTGAGTGGTGCTAGAGATCAAGGAGGCCAGCCAGTGCTGTGGCCGTTGTCGGGTCTACAGTGAAATCTGAGCAGCCACATGGGACATAGTGCCCAACCCAGAAAGGGTGGATGTCTTAATACGATCCTTAGTTGTCAGCGGTGGGAAGAGAGCTGAGGTGCCGTGGATGCCAAGGTCCAGGCTAAGAGAAGTTTTAGTGCACGTATAGTGCTATATGCAGCGGGAAAAGAGCTGGGGTCATCGCACCATGAGGGGCTGGTTTGCTATTGCTTACTGAGACCGTCTGATCCTGCCACAAGTTTCCCCTTTTTATTCTGCTGAGGACGGCCAGCGAGACCATCATGACAGTTGGCATCCATTATGCCCCGGCTCGGTGGAGGCTGACCCAGACACGTAGATAAGCccttcccaggctgttaatatcagcccacaactgtctagcctttgttggttagaatttatagggggactcGAGGAATTTTTGTTTCTGGGGTCCAccataaactaaccagtaaaggataagcaaatagctgtgagctgttattaataacctgggaaactTGGGATattgtaaaccaaaaataaggagagGATTTTACCAATATGTGTACCTGTGTATCATATGAGGCTCAAGTAGACAAAACaacaaatttaagaaaaaaaaacaaaaaacgacttGATCAAGAAGTTCAATCAGTAACAAAAATCATAATGCAACAAATTTCATTTAATTAGAGACACCAAACaagacaaaaatatttaaaaacaattgaCATGACATGATGAAAAGGAGAACATATAATAAAAACCACAGGGAGCAGGTCAGCACTGTTTGAGAACAGTATGCATCTATATAAGATGTTGGAAAATGGAGATCCACAATATGTACGAATGAGGGTGTAAAAATGAGTTAAGTATAATTTCAAAGGTATAAAAAGCAGTGCAGTTCTTAGAAGTTCATATTATAGATCCATTCAATAATCCTTATATGCAATATTACCAGCAGGAAAAGGGCATAGTGCGATGTAATATACAAATATAACTTGATTAAtaagagaacagaatcagaatactaacCGGAGTTCACGTTGCATATGCTGGCTCTGCCAACACCACACTCCAATGCCCGTTTCACACGTTGCTTTGTCGGGGAGGGATTATTGAGTCATATTTGTATATTATagcgcactatgcactttttttgcCGGTAATATTGCATATAAGGATTGTTGAATAGATCTAGAATATGAACTTCTAAGCTAATACTTGAGTGATTATCTATATCATTATGCACTGCACTTTACACCTTTGAAATTATActtaactcatttttttttttaaacccttatTTGCATATTGTGGATCTCAACTTTCCAACATTTATATAGATACATACCATTTACAAACAGTGCTGCATGTGCTGACCTGCTCCCCATGGTTTTTATTATATGTCCTTTTTGTCATGTCCTGTCAATTGTTTAAATACTTTTGTCTTGTTTGGGATCTCTACTTAATAAAATGAAATTTGTTGCATTATACGATTGTTACTTATTGATCAAGTAGTTTTTTGTACACAgaaggtgctgaatacaactcccatcactgTTGCCTGTCCGGTCTGATCTCAGGGAGAGCAGGCAACAATGATCCGAGCGGTCTTTAGCACCTGAGAAGGACGCAAACTGTTCTGCTTTTCCCAGGCACCGGTAGCTGTCTCACTGATGCAACACATGGACTCTGATAGCCCTGGCTCTGGTTTTCCCAGTACCGGAaacatcaggatgtgtgaaagagccctattTCTCATGCTATTTACGGTGTATTAGTAAAAATCTGCAAAAATTGGCCAATCCTTGTAGTGGAGCAGTGTAATGTGCTTAGTGGTGTTTATGATAGGTTTGAGGATTTCACACAATGTAAACTGTGAAAATAGAGAGAAATATTCCAGATAAAAGTAATAAAAGGATGTCAATTTTATTCCTACTAAAGAGATGCaacaagtggaaaaaaaaaaaagtcacttatCGTTAGTGCAGCCACCAGCTGCGCCAAAATTAGGCATCTTTTTAAAACTTAATGCCAGAATATCTGGCgtaaaaactttgatgaatcgGGTCCATAGATTCTATAATTTACACTCCCCTACAGTGAAAAGAGGAAACCAGCTCACGGTCATTTCTTTTGAGAGCTTGAAAGAGTGTCCATAATTTTCACACAAAGAATCCAGCTTGAGTGATAGATCTCTGGATGTAACAAGGTTTTTATAGCTTTTCCAAGTAAAGTTGAAGATGTTATATCTGTTGAGCTGGATGCTTTCTTTGAAAATTACTCCCTTTCAGTCCCTGGCAGTAATTTGGCAAACCCTGCACCTCCTGGATTACAAAGTAGCGTAGTGTTCTCTAGACGATATATCTGAGCATTCTAGAAGTAAAACCTAAGTAGTCTCTTCTAATCACACAAGTTATTCAGGTTTGTTTAGGTGGCAGATTTTATTTTGTTAAATATGACGTGTTACCACCATTTACACCCTTGTAGGGGTTTTCCAGCACAATTTCACTGTCGGTGGTCATCACGTGATCATTCATTTGCAATTTACATTGCTTCAGTCATGTGCCAGCCATTGTCTCATCCAATTTTAATACTTTTCCTCTTAATGAAGGGAAAGTATTCGGCCTGAGACTATGAGTCTACAAACTGCATAAGGAAAGTCATGCGACGGCAAAAGGTAGCACATTACATTGTCAGGATTCCCAATGTTAGACCTTCTTACTGGAATTAAACGTAAAGCACGGTAAAAGAGTTTAAGAGCTCATACTCTCTACAGGAAAGGTATAAAATAAAACCCTGCTCACCTGTTAAGTTGCCCACTGCTCCAGTGCCAATATTTCTGCCAGTCTGCTTATTTTCCGGCAGTGATGTGTTGTCCatccacatgaccactgcagccaatcactgccctTGTGTGGGTAGGCGTCACAAGCTAGTATgtaaaggtgcttctcacaaaattagaatatcataaaaaagttaatttcagttcttcactacaaaaagtgaaactcattacatAGTCATTactaagagtgatctatttcaagtatttatttcggtcattgttgatgattatggcttacagccggtGTTTcagtactgaaacagactaagggaccttttaaatgcttaggaagcctttgcagatggtttttgttaattattctaatttactgagattataacttcaaggttttcattggctgtaagccataatcatcaacattaacagaaatataaacacttaaaatagatcactattAGTAGTgactaatatacgagtttcactttctgtgttgaagaactaaaataaatgacATTTCTGATGATATTCTTGAGAGGCACTTGTATGTCTACGTGCGCCAATGTGCTGTCCACATTCACAACTGACCAATGTAAAGGGCTAGTGCACAAGTGACTACAGAAACCAATAAAATGCCCTAGCCTTGTCTAGGTTTCTTTCAATGAGACCATACGAGTTTCACTGGCAGTTAGACAGATGTAAAGGCTTTGTGGACAAGAGCATGGAGCTGTATTTGGATATGTTATGTTGGTGATGATATGACCGACTGCTAATTGTAATGCTTGTTTGAGCGTAGTCTTTGGCAGATTATTGCTCCACCAGGCTAATGCTGGAGCAGAAGGCGACTTACCAGGCAAGTTTATTAATCTCACGTCTTTCCTTGCAACTAGTTtaaatttcttaaagggaaccaatCATGTCCCAaacgccattaacctgcagatatggaattaatctgcaggataatagcgtcCTAAAGCCGCACGGCCTCCGCACTGAAGACGCAGCTGACGGGAGAAAATTAACtgtattcctcccggcagcctctggctttcagtcagagGTGTAACAGcgtggcttcagtcaccgctcagtacacagTGGCTGTTAGTGCCAGGGTGTGCACTGATACACTGCAGACAGGGTTCATTCAATATTCCAGCCACTGCACACTGTACTGAGCGGTGCCTGAAGCCACGCCATCACATCTTTATGACTGAAAgacggaggaataaagttaatttcctctcttTAGCCACACTTTCAGGGTTATGGCTGCAaagctttagaatgctattaacctgcagtttaaccccatatttgcagatGAATAACATTTGGAGATATGCTAGGTTCCCTTTTAGGGTATGGGCACATGTAGAatggacctctgcggatttttccacagcggattttagaaatctgcaggtaaaaggcactgcgttttacctgcggatttaccgcggtttttatgcggattttgtgcggattccactgcggttttacacctgcggttttctattatggagcaggtgtaaaaccgctgcggattcctcacaaagaattgacatgctgcggaatgtaaaccgctgcgtttccgcgcgtttttttccgcagcatgggcacagcgttttctgttttccataggtttatattgtactgtaaactcatgggaaactgctgcagacccgcagctgcagatccacagcaaaatccgcaacttgtgcacaaagCCTTAAAACTAACAAAACTCCAAAGGCAAAATCCCACACAATATTTTCACAGAATTACAGCCATTTTATACGGATTTTTCACATTCACTTACGCAGCTGTGTGCACAATACTGCAGCAATGACAAATGTGACCATGGCAGTCAATCAGCCGTAATGAAGTCTGCAAGatcctcctgtccctgcagcagcacagcagacaACACACTTTAGAAAAGAAGCCATTCTTTAAAACAAAAATCAGTTTTCTTTAACATGTCCCATTTACAGCATTATTGGTCAACCCTACATCATACTAACAAAAATGGTTATCACAAAAGCCATAATACAGATGTATATTCATGTCCTGGCCATAAAGAAGCGGGATTAAACACCATTAGTGACCAACACTTGGTCAAAAGCAACTCATCAAGCTGCCAAAACCTAAAATACTGTATCACACTATTTTCAATACTTCATTTTTAGGGTAAATTCCTTGgaggatttaaaaaataaaataaataaaaaaatgtttttgatcaTATTAATTATTAGACTTCAGCTCATTAATTCAGACGTGAAAATAAAGATCTTTAATCTCAACGGTTGAGGAAAGTAAGTGTCCATGGGCACACTGTGAACGCCACCCTGTCTCCAGTCTAACATTTCGATTTCTTTGGTTTCCACTTGGGTGGCTAACAGAAACAAAACGTCTGGTCTAATATTAGGCCGTGGCTGAGATAGGATATTTCGGATGCCACCAGTCTAGGAGATGGACGCTGTGAACAGGATCCAAGACAATCTGCACTCCTAGCTCTCCACGAGGTTTCTTGCCATTTAACACTGGGCAGTCTTGGAAAAGAAGTCTCACACGGTGATGCCTCATGTCAGTGCTAACATTTATGGtcaactggagaaaaaaaaaaaatagaagtgttattaTAGATAAGAAAATGTTCTTTGAAATTACAGTAACAGTTAAAGTTATCGTTAGTATGTTAAACTCCTTTTATttccatagcgccaacatattccgcagccctttacattttagagggaacttgtacagacaaagACATAAGGAGATTTATCACATACTGTAATACTTTGTTTCATTGATTACAATCTTTTTCCCCTCTTTATGGAACTACCTGTACAGGAATATACATAATTCATGGCCCCATAGGAAAGACAATTGCTATTCACTGCAGTGGCATTGTTCCGGTGATGTTGGTACTGCTGTTCCTGGTGGGACATTGTTACATCACTCGACTGATGCAGCCAATAAGCGGctgctgatcggctgcagcctttGTGAGAGCAGATATTCAACCTAACAAAATAGACTCCTGAGGAGCTGCAGACAATCAGCAGCAATTGAGTGTCAAGTCACCTGTTGGGTACAACAGCACTGACATCACTGGGACGACAATTGTGGAAAGGGAGTATATCTGGTTATATTCTGCGGGGCCCTGAAATGATTGGGTTGTCCAGCAGTGGGTgacattgtgggaaaaaaaaaaagaaataaaattataATCGCAACAAACATCATGGGACGCCATATATTAACGTGTCTGTACTTTTAACACAGGATGTTGGAAAGAAAATGGGCACAATACAGAACAATGGCAAACACAGTTTTTGTTGGTATAGGAGGCTAAGGTGACCTATTCATTAGCAGTGAAGCGCTTATCATGAGGGCAGGAGGAATAATCACATACGTCACAGTTACTTACATAAGTTAGTGTCATACCCATAACCACAGGGATGTAAATAAAATTTAACGTGGTAACTTTAAGAAGGCAACAGTCCTGGTCTGGGTTAAAATGGACTTCCTTGTACTCGGCGGGGGGCTGAAGTCCGTTAGAGCAATGGTTCTTCTGCTTTAGgagctaaataaataaaaatatgttaTATACATTGTACAAAGTAAGAAAGGGAGATGTAAAAGGACAAAATAAAGCATCTATAATAACTGCACTACAACTGTAGGAGAATCTGCCCCAACCACCGGCAGTATGGGGTACTGGTGTGCTCCCCAAGTACCAGCAACTCTATTATTGTGAAATGCTGCAGTAATTCAGACTGCTCTCAGTCCTATTATAGAAAAACAGGATTTAAAGACAATATCATAATTAGCAAAGAATGTTAAACATTACATATGTCCTACCAAAGACCAAATGAGTCAATATATCTCCAATGGTTTCATACAATAAGCGCTGGCATATCATCAGGAAACAGTTTTCTACATACATATAGTAACTGAGGTTAGTAGCGTGAACTCAAGGGAAAGAGGAGACAGAGCATGGGTGCATGGAATAACGAGAAGATGGCGCAAtcataaagtaaaaaaaaccaaaacatttctACATACAGTATGTAAAAAGAATATAACAATGTATATGTTGCTGCTATTAATGGTCAACTGTGTAGCCAAAATCTTGCACAGTAAGAAGTAAACGTAGTAACGGCATAGATATGACTCATATAAGGCGAGGCGTGCACGTGGATAAAGTAGCACTAAGACTATGTGCGtatgttgcagatttgcttgtgtaAAATTCTGCACGGTTTCTGCCTCTCTTTGCATAAAAACCACACGGATTTAACTGCGTTTTCTGCCGAGTTTCTTGCGCTTTTGTaaaaccatagagctaaacaaagatatattaacccccgaagcttttttcggttttgcattttcgtttcactcccctcctttccgGAGACATAActcttatttttccgtcaatatggccatgtgcagGCTTatcttttgtgtgccgagctgacttcTTTAACgataacattttggtgcaaatatgttcttttgatcactcgttattgcattttaatgcaatgtcgctgtgacaaaaaaaacaaacaaaaaaaaaagtaattctggcattttgaatatcGCTTTTACGTTTAGCGATCacattaatccttttttttttttaaattgatagatcgggcgattctgaacacggcaaatttgtttttaatggggcaaaaggggggtgatttgaaattttttttcctttctcactttttgcatgcttcaatagcctccatgggaggctcgaagctgccacaacttgattggctctgctacatactgtagagtctcagatcacctctatgtagcagaattacagccttgctgtgagcaccaaccactgggtggcgctcacagcaatccgtcatcaacaaccatagatgtctcaaggagacctctggttgtcatgacgacacaccgatgacccccaatcatgtgacgaggtcaccgatgcgcgcatttccggccggatgcacttgttaaatgccactgtcagagtttgacatcagcatttaactagttaacaggcgcgggtggatcgcgattccacccgcgcctattgcaggcacatgtatgttagctgttcaaaacagctgacatgtcctgggctTTGAGGAGGGCTCACATCAAAGCG from Ranitomeya variabilis isolate aRanVar5 chromosome 3, aRanVar5.hap1, whole genome shotgun sequence includes:
- the LOC143815550 gene encoding putative G-protein coupled receptor 139; this translates as MKNEHWMITLQKVFYPVLAIIGIPSNLLTIFIFWRRNCGLSPSCRCYMMAIAVADTMVLVQIVILEVILKYYTLQPFWNRNPWCMIRDVLSYGAYNTSVWLVVFFTIERFVAIRAVGVRPKICTRRYALYLITAVFICCHLLSIPYFWSNESKPLNGTNGYVCVYNAQLSKLYVDCLVWFQYTLVYIIPFIVIFTLNGFILRQICQSNKVHSEMQRNRKSFSAFIMVKTQRLKSMVLLVTISMTFCYLCTTRFVTQIVIKTMHYDIDRGDYGKSINIAADIGTMLDLTNSAVNMYLYACTQSRFRKEIIQLAKCSIIPCKNDKLQTNIPVATIESRTMSF